The following DNA comes from Halobacillus litoralis.
TATTTCGTCCGCAGGCGTAAGAACTTCACTTTCATCGATATAATCTACACCCATCGCTTCAAGCACGCGTGCTTCGCTGATGTGGCCGATACGCGCTTTCGCCATGACTGGAATGGAAACAGCATTCATCACTTCTTCTACAATTGTAGGATCTGCCATACGTGCAACTCCACCTGCAGCGCGGATATCCGCTGGTACACGTTCAAGAGCCATTACGGCTACAGCTCCTGCTTCTTCAGCTATTTTTGCTTGTTCTGCATTTACGACGTCCATGATGACGCCACCTTTTTGCATTTCTGCCATCCCACGTTTGACGCGATCCGTACCTGTTTGTGACATGATATATTCCTCCCTAAAAGCTATATATTTTAAGTATTTTTGTGAATCGAATGATAGATTCTTATACTCTATTGTAACGCATTACCCCACTAAATCCTACTAAATATATTTGAGTTTTTGTTAGAACCAGCCTTTAACCATATCTACTGCGCCAGTGAATATATCACTGAAGAACTCACCGATTCCACCTAGCATCAGCATAAACCAATTGGATTTTTCGACAGCTCCTGTAGTTACGATATCTACCGACTGTTTCCCATTCGGTAAAATATTTCCATAGCTCTCTTCACCAGTGTAGACAAGCGTGGCTGTTCCTACTTTCTGCCCCTTTTCTACTGGTGCGACTAATTGTTCTTCGGATAGCGAATAGTCGATTTCATATTGATCTTCTTCTGCTTTTTTCACAAGTGTGCTTAATGCTTCATTTGTCTCAATGGATATTTTGTCTTCTTTTCCTTTAGTGACGGGGAGAGTGGATTGATCTTCGAGTTGTTGCGCTGCAGGGTAAAGTTCCTTATGTTCAAACTGGTTGAATCCATAATCCAAAAGTTTCCTGGTTTGCTGGAAACGTGAAGCCCTTGATTCAGACTTCATCACCACGGAAATGAAACGTTGACCGTCACGTTCAGCTGTTCCTGTAAACGTATTTTGAGCAAGTTCGGTGTAACCTGTTTTCAATCCATCAATCCCTTCATAAGAGAATTGATCAAGATTACTTCCTGGCATGCCTGGAATCATCCAGTTCCAGTTTGTTATAGTTTGACCATCAAATTCAGCAGTAGGCTGACTGGAAAACTCTAAAGCTTCTGGATAGTCATTAATCAGATGATAAGCAAGAAGTGCTGCAGACCGAGCTGAAAGCATGTTCGTAGCATCAGGCTCTGTCCCTTCTGGGTAGTTATCTCCCAAGTGCGAATTATTCAATCCGGTAGCATTGACAAATTCATAGTCCGGCAAACCCATTTCTTCTGCTTTTTCATTCATCATTTTTACAAATTCACTCTCAGAGCCGGCAATTAACTCTGTAAGTGTGATCGTCGTGGCGTTATCTGAATTGATTGCCATCGCTTCATAAAGCTCACGAACGGTATAATCTTTATTCATTTTTAAACCGACACCCGAAAATTCAGGGTTCGCAGATATTTCATAAGCATAAGGACCGATTTCTGTAGTGGTTTCCCAACTGATCGTCCCTTCTTCTATAGCTTCCATAACTAAGTACTCTGTCATCATCTTTGTCATACTTGCAGGAGGTAGAGTCAAATCTGCCTCTTTCTCAAATATAACCTTTCCTGTTTCAGCATCGACGAGAATCGCTGATTTTGCTCCTACTTCAACCGTGCTTGCATATGTATGTCCAGGATTCGTGGATACCGCAAACAAACTTAGGAGCAATGCCAGCGTTATGGCCATTGATGCTTTAAATCTTTGTGTCAACTTTTTCAACCTCCACCCTTATATTATACACCCTCGTTATTTTATCACATGCTTATATAAAAAAATAGACAGGGAAAAGTCCCTGTCTATTCTTTCTTTACCAGGTCAAACGGAGTAGTTTGGTGCTTCTTTTGTGATCTGGACGTCATGGGGATGACTTTCGCGTAAACCAGCACCGGTAATTCTGGTGAACTGGGCATCCGTTCTTAAGGCATCGATGGTCGCTGTTCCACAATACCCCATTCCTGAACGAAGGCCACCGAGTAGCTGGTGGATCGAATCGGAAAGTGGTCCTTTGTATGGCATGCGACCTTCAATTCCTTCTGGAACCAGCTTTTTCGCCTCTTGTTCGCTTTGGAAGTAACGGTCTTTGGAGCCTGATTCCATTGCTCCTACAGAGCCCATACCGCGATACACCTTGAAACGGCGTCCTTGGAATATCTCTGTTTCTCCAGGGCTTTCTGATACTCCTGCCAGAAGACTGCCGAGCATGACTGCATGCCCGCCTGCTGCCAGGGCTTTGACGATATCTCCAGAAAATTTGATCCCGCCATCCGCTATGATCGATTTGTTGTGTTTTTCTGCTTCTCTTGCACAATCATTAACAGCAGTAATTTGCGGCACCCCGACGCCTGCAACAACTCGAGTGGTACAAATCGATCCAGGACCGATGCCGACTTTGACAACATCCGCTCCTGCTTCGATCAACTCACGTGTCGCTTCTGGTGTAGCCACATTTCCCGCAATGATATTTACACCAGGGTGGCGGTCTTTAATGCGTTTCACCTGGTCTATCACTCCTTGGGAATGTCCATGAGCGGTATCGACGACGAGTGCATCCACCCCTGCATCTACCAATTTATCTATCCTTGTCATCGCATCAGCTGTCACACCTACAGCAGCTCCGCACAATAAGCGGCCTTGCTCGTCCTTTGCTGAATATGGAAATTCGATGACTTTTTCAATATCTTTAATGGTGATCAATCCTTTAAGGATTCCTTGATTGTCCACCATCGGCAATTTTTCGATTTTATATTTTTGAAGTATTTTTTCTGCTTCATCAAGTGTTGTGCCAACAGGAGCCGTTACAAGATCTTCACTTGTCATTACATCACTGATAGCCATTGAATAATCTTCGATGAAACGAAGATCGCGGTTTGTAATAATGCCGACGAGCTTCTGATCATCTACATTATTTACAATAGGAACACCTGAAATCCGGAATTTCCCCATCAAATGCTCTGCGTCGAAGACTTGATGCTCGGGTGTCAGAAAGAATGGGTTGGTGATGACACCACTTTCAGAACGTTTCACCCGATCGACATGTTCCGCTTGTTCCTCAATCGACATATTTTTGTGGATGACACCAAGACCACCTTGACGAGCCATCCCGATAGCCATAGCTGCTTCCGTAACAGTGTCCATACCGGCGCTCAAAATCGGCATGTTCAAACGTAATGTCGGTGACAACTCTGTAGCCAAAGACACATCACGAGGGAGAACATCTGATTTCGCAGGCAAAAGCAACACATCGTCAAACGTCAAACCTTCTTTAGTAAACTTGTCTTCACGCATGTTTGACCTCTCCTTTTCTTCGTTCAAATAGTTTGGGTAAAAGTGGGTAAAATAAGTGGTAAATGAACAGACACCATTTCTTATTGTTATTTACAATACGACAATGATTGTGCTTTTTCAACCATAAATAATTGGCATACACTTCCTATCAACACGGAAAGGAGAGAGGAATATTGGCAAGTGATGATACTATATTGACTTATCTTCAAGTTACCGCACACACACGGCCGTTTTTATCCGCTTGTTATGACAAAATCAAGCATTCAAAAGCAGAACATCATGCTTATAACAATGCAGAGCGTTTCGTTTATGGTCTTACCCTGGGTCATGATTACTGGTCCACGGCCCTGCATACACCATTAAGCGTCAAGCCTCTCCTTTTCTACTACGGGCTGAACCACTATTTAAAAAGCTGCCTGCTTACAGTTGATCCCGGGTATCCGGCTACAGCAAAAGTATTGGCTCACGGGTTATCGACGAGGAAAAGAAAAAAGCAGCACTATCGATTTTTAGAAGACGATATCCGCATTCAACCACATGGACTCTTCCCCCATGCGGCTCACCACCTTTTCCAGTTCACATCCACAAAAGATAAAATCTCCATGGATGAGCTGTTACGTCCGTTGGCATCCATGGATAATATCTATCAATTGAAAAAATCCCCCCCTTTGGAAATAGAGGAGGATTGGCCTGAGTTATTGAGTTATTTTGCTGTTTTATACAACTTGAGCATGCTCGTCCGTTATGAAGGAGAGTGGTGGGGCGAGATGGAGCAGATGAAAGACCGTGAAGATTATGTATTCATCGTCCATTTCCTTAATTCTGCTGCTGGACAAATCCCATCTATGGTTTCTGCATGGCTCACTGATCAGTTCTCATCCACCCATTGAATCAATGAGAGAATGCTCAGTCGTACACTTCTTCTATGTGTAAATACAGATGCTCTTTCAAATGAAGGATTTGACCATCTTCCTCTAGGCGGATCATTGGCCGGGTCGGATGGTTGCTTTCCACAAAAATAATTTCCGCAAGACGGCTGTCTGATAAGCGGATGTTTGTCCCTGTCGAGTAATTGGTCATTTCTTTGACGAAAACACGGATGATTTTATGATCATAACGCCCGAACTGTTCCTGGAGGATTTCTTCTAATACTTTATAAGGGGACTGTTTTCGGCGGTACAAACGCTCTGATGTCATGGCATGGTACATATCACTGACGGCGATGATTTGACTGAAATCATGAATTTTTGATTGTCCTAACCCTAATGGATAGCCTGTGCCATTCAACCGTTCATGGTGTTGAAGGATGGCTATTTTGGCTTGCGCGCTCAAGGTAGGAACTTTCTCAACATTACGATAGGAATATGTCGGATGGTTTTTCACCTGTTCAAACTCTGCCTCTGTCAGTGCGCCTTCTTTCCAGGTGATCTTCTCATCTAATTTCGCCATTCCGCTATCACATAAGACTCCTGCTAATCCGACCTGCATCCACTCGCCATAATTGTAGCCCATCTTAGAAGCCAAATATCCTGATATCAAGCCTATCGCCACACTATGGTGGTAAATATAATCATCACTAGAAGTGTAATGATGAAGCGTAAAAACATCCCGTTCGGATTCAATCACTTTCTCTAATAGAGGGACCATTACTTTCCTGACCGCATTCATATCTATAGGAGAACCTCCACTCCAATCGGTGAACCACTTCTTATAAGATTGCACAGCTTCTAAATATTGATCATGGAAAGAGGGAGAGGGTTCTTGGATGTGTGTTTCAGTAGAAGCGGTAGTCTCCTGACTTTCCATTCGTTCCATTGGATTGAAAGCAGTACCATCTGTTTGTTTATTCGAAACGTCGACAGACTCAATTTGAAACTTTTTCAAAACTTCGATATGTATTGCTTGTATGGTCGTATTTTTTGGCACGATCGGCCTGTTGGTGCGTCCCATCACATCTTTAGTAACTAAACACCCGGGCACAAGTTGAGCAGGGCTCACTCTCATGGAATTCTTCCACCTTTCCTATGCTAATCACAGTCTATGGAGGTAAAAAAAGCCGCCTGCCGCTATTAAACCGACAGGCGACTGTTATTCAAATCTTCTTATGATTCATCTGATTCGTCATTTTCTTCAGTGTTGGAGGTATCTGCTTCGATGGTGTCACCAGATTCCTGACTGGATTCCAGTTCTGCCTCTTTCTCCAAAGCCTCTTCTACGATTTCATCTTCTTCTTTTTCAGACTCTACCCGGGCTACGGTAGCAACTTCTTCGCCATCGCCCAGTCGTATCAAACGTACACCTTGAGTGTTACGTCCTGTTTCAGAGATACTTTCCAGCGGCATCCGGATCAAAACACCGCTAGCTGTGATGATCATAACATCCTCTTCACCATTTACAGCTTTCGTTGCGACAACCTGCCCATTTTTATCGGTCAAGTTACACGTAATGATCCCTTTACCACCCCTGTTAGTGATTCTATAATCACTTGCAGGCGTACGCTTCCCATAACCTTTGCTTGTAACGGTCAGTACCTGGAGGGAATCATCAAGTATTTCCATCGAAACGACCTTGTCGTCATTCCTTAGAGAAATACCTTTGACACCGGCAGCTGTTCGTCCCATCGTACGGATTTGATCTTCATTGAACCGTATCAGGTAACCATTTTGAGTACCGATCATGATATCCTTCGCCCCGTCTGTCAAACGCACGGAAATTAATTCATCATCTTCCCGTAAACCGAGAGCAATCAATCCTCCGCGGCGGATGTTGGCAAATTGAGACAGCGTCGTCCGTTTCGTGATTCCATTCCTCGTAGTGAAGACGAGGTACCAATCATCGACGAAGTCCTCTACGGAGATGACGGCATTAATCCACTCATCCCGTTCCACGTTCAACATGTTGATGATAGGAATCCCTTTTGCCGTCCGACTGAATTCAGGGACTTCATACCCTTTTGCTTTGTATACTTTCCCTTTATTCGAGAAGAACAGGAGCGTGTTATGGGTTGAAGTGGATAAGAGATGTTCCACGAAGTCTTCCTCATGTGTC
Coding sequences within:
- a CDS encoding serine hydrolase; amino-acid sequence: MTQRFKASMAITLALLLSLFAVSTNPGHTYASTVEVGAKSAILVDAETGKVIFEKEADLTLPPASMTKMMTEYLVMEAIEEGTISWETTTEIGPYAYEISANPEFSGVGLKMNKDYTVRELYEAMAINSDNATTITLTELIAGSESEFVKMMNEKAEEMGLPDYEFVNATGLNNSHLGDNYPEGTEPDATNMLSARSAALLAYHLINDYPEALEFSSQPTAEFDGQTITNWNWMIPGMPGSNLDQFSYEGIDGLKTGYTELAQNTFTGTAERDGQRFISVVMKSESRASRFQQTRKLLDYGFNQFEHKELYPAAQQLEDQSTLPVTKGKEDKISIETNEALSTLVKKAEEDQYEIDYSLSEEQLVAPVEKGQKVGTATLVYTGEESYGNILPNGKQSVDIVTTGAVEKSNWFMLMLGGIGEFFSDIFTGAVDMVKGWF
- the guaB gene encoding IMP dehydrogenase, translated to MREDKFTKEGLTFDDVLLLPAKSDVLPRDVSLATELSPTLRLNMPILSAGMDTVTEAAMAIGMARQGGLGVIHKNMSIEEQAEHVDRVKRSESGVITNPFFLTPEHQVFDAEHLMGKFRISGVPIVNNVDDQKLVGIITNRDLRFIEDYSMAISDVMTSEDLVTAPVGTTLDEAEKILQKYKIEKLPMVDNQGILKGLITIKDIEKVIEFPYSAKDEQGRLLCGAAVGVTADAMTRIDKLVDAGVDALVVDTAHGHSQGVIDQVKRIKDRHPGVNIIAGNVATPEATRELIEAGADVVKVGIGPGSICTTRVVAGVGVPQITAVNDCAREAEKHNKSIIADGGIKFSGDIVKALAAGGHAVMLGSLLAGVSESPGETEIFQGRRFKVYRGMGSVGAMESGSKDRYFQSEQEAKKLVPEGIEGRMPYKGPLSDSIHQLLGGLRSGMGYCGTATIDALRTDAQFTRITGAGLRESHPHDVQITKEAPNYSV
- a CDS encoding YaaC family protein, which codes for MASDDTILTYLQVTAHTRPFLSACYDKIKHSKAEHHAYNNAERFVYGLTLGHDYWSTALHTPLSVKPLLFYYGLNHYLKSCLLTVDPGYPATAKVLAHGLSTRKRKKQHYRFLEDDIRIQPHGLFPHAAHHLFQFTSTKDKISMDELLRPLASMDNIYQLKKSPPLEIEEDWPELLSYFAVLYNLSMLVRYEGEWWGEMEQMKDREDYVFIVHFLNSAAGQIPSMVSAWLTDQFSSTH
- a CDS encoding HD-GYP domain-containing protein — translated: MRVSPAQLVPGCLVTKDVMGRTNRPIVPKNTTIQAIHIEVLKKFQIESVDVSNKQTDGTAFNPMERMESQETTASTETHIQEPSPSFHDQYLEAVQSYKKWFTDWSGGSPIDMNAVRKVMVPLLEKVIESERDVFTLHHYTSSDDYIYHHSVAIGLISGYLASKMGYNYGEWMQVGLAGVLCDSGMAKLDEKITWKEGALTEAEFEQVKNHPTYSYRNVEKVPTLSAQAKIAILQHHERLNGTGYPLGLGQSKIHDFSQIIAVSDMYHAMTSERLYRRKQSPYKVLEEILQEQFGRYDHKIIRVFVKEMTNYSTGTNIRLSDSRLAEIIFVESNHPTRPMIRLEEDGQILHLKEHLYLHIEEVYD